The proteins below come from a single Octopus sinensis linkage group LG10, ASM634580v1, whole genome shotgun sequence genomic window:
- the LOC115216283 gene encoding probable serine/threonine-protein kinase DDB_G0281745, giving the protein MGSKFWKTVKKIQIATGVHPYRNLDLENITLPILDMEFRYISRNDGQKELVGKGTYGRVYLGRCKGMPSLVVVKCFKNKDMKEICAEAKIMSHLSETRVVPKCFGLIQDENSEIQPCLVQEYFGQGVTLSKFLCDLRITLKSKNCIGICLQLSRGLKKIHAQGILLNDIKTDNILIDRYTIDLQIRFIDFGCASTLKGISFDISESESCYHVAPEVKAKQPTSTSSDVFSLGHVFDAIQDLMRVECLVPLVNSCTMDNPKKRIRLQDLVEDLKSLHHKIFYREMRNWD; this is encoded by the coding sequence ATGGGTTCTAAATTTTGGAAAACTGTTAAAAAGATCCAAATTGCCACTGGCGTTCATCCTTACAGAAATTTAGATTTGGAAAATATAACCTTACCGATCTTGGATATGGAGTTTCGTTACATATCACGAAACGACGGACAAAAAGAGTTGGTTGGCAAGGGTACATACGGCCGAGTCTACCTGGGTCGCTGCAAAGGGATGCCGAGCTTGGTAGTAGTGAAATGCTTCAAGAACAAAGACATGAAGGAAATTTGCGCCGAAGCTAAAATTATGAGCCATTTATCAGAAACAAGGGTGGTGCCGAAATGTTTCGGTTTGATCCAGGATGAAAATTCAGAAATACAACCGTGCTTAGTTCAAGAATATTTCGGACAAGGTGTTACCCTCTCAAAATTTCTCTGTGATTTGCGTATTACGCTTAAGAGCAAAAATTGTATAGGTATCTGTTTACAACTTTCTCGTGGATTAAAGAAAATACACGCTCAAGGcattttattaaatgatattaaaactgATAACATACTTATAGATCGATACACTATCGATTTACAAATTCGCTTTATAGATTTTGGGTGTGCTAGCACCCTGAAAGGAATATCGTTTGATATTTCGGAAAGTGAAAGCTGTTACCATGTTGCCCCCGAGGTCAAAGCAAAACAACCAACCAGTACTTCGTCTGATGTGTTCAGTCTGGGTCATGTCTTTGATGCAATTCAGGACCTGATGCGGGTGGAATGTCTCGTTCCCCTCGTGAACAGCTGCACCATGGACAACCCTAAAAAGCGCATCAGACTTCAAGATCTCGTCGAGGATCTCAAATCTCTTCACCACAAGATATTTTATAGAGAAATGAGAAACTGGGATTAA
- the LOC118765198 gene encoding zinc finger protein 765-like, with protein sequence MWNQMKRKKEMPERIDSQSEMLKDTEEASYHCDICGKSFTKKSYVIRHKCNRTGEKHYYCKECGKWFCQRYWLTDHKRTHTGEKPYHCDVCGKSFPYRSGLTIHKRIHKGEKPYHCDICGKSFSQRHGLTTHIRIHTGEKPYHYDVCGKSFSQTSELTIHSLLHTGKKPIM encoded by the coding sequence atgtggaatcaaatgaaaagaaaaaaagaaatgcctGAAAGAATTGATTCCCAAAGTGAAATGCTGAAAGATACAGAAGAAGCatcttatcattgtgatatctgtggaaagtcattTACCAAAAAAAGTTACGTTATAAGACACAAATGTAATCGAACAGGAGAAAAACACTACTACTGTAAAGAATGTGGTAAATGGTTCTGTCAAAGATATTGGCTAACTGaccacaaacgcactcacacaggagagaaaccctatcactgtgatgtctgtggtaaatcatttcctTACAGAAGTGGCTTGACTatccacaaacgtattcataaaggagagaaaccgtatcattgtgacATATGCGGTAAATCATTTTCACAAAGACATGGtttaaccacacacatacgcattcatacaggagaaaaaccctaTCACTATGATGTCTGTGGCAAATCCTTCTCTCAAACAAGTGAGTTGACTATTCATTCTCTCCTCCATACAGGAAAAAAACCCAttatgtga